Proteins encoded by one window of Alphaproteobacteria bacterium CG11_big_fil_rev_8_21_14_0_20_39_49:
- a CDS encoding flagellar basal body protein FliL: MAEEEENLEGQKDEDTSENEADEANGEDGEDGGKKKKKKGGKLKLIIIIFVLLLAGGGGAAAYFMGFFNNKIEVSSGEIREGEEIVGEDGVIEKTVFYDMEEFIANLNVGSKRPSFLKMTVSLELAGESQIPLVESKMPRIRDSFQVYLRELRQEDLQGSAGLYRLREELLLRINKIVYPAKINDILFKEILVQ, encoded by the coding sequence ATGGCTGAAGAAGAAGAGAATCTCGAAGGGCAAAAGGACGAAGATACCTCCGAAAATGAAGCTGACGAAGCCAATGGGGAAGACGGAGAAGATGGCGGAAAAAAGAAGAAAAAGAAAGGCGGTAAACTTAAGCTTATAATAATTATCTTCGTATTGCTCTTAGCCGGAGGTGGTGGTGCTGCCGCATATTTTATGGGATTTTTTAATAATAAAATAGAAGTAAGCAGCGGCGAAATAAGAGAGGGTGAAGAAATTGTAGGTGAAGACGGCGTAATTGAAAAAACCGTTTTCTACGATATGGAAGAATTCATTGCAAACCTAAATGTCGGCAGCAAAAGACCGAGCTTTTTAAAAATGACCGTATCCCTTGAGCTTGCAGGTGAATCGCAAATACCTCTCGTTGAATCAAAAATGCCGAGAATAAGAGATAGCTTTCAGGTTTATCTCAGGGAATTACGTCAAGAAGACTTGCAAGGCTCCGCCGGTCTTTATCGCTTAAGGGAAGAACTTTTACTGAGAATAAACAAAATAGTTTACCCTGCTAAAATAAATGACATTTTGTTTAAGGAAATATTAGTACAATAG